One window of Camelina sativa cultivar DH55 chromosome 4, Cs, whole genome shotgun sequence genomic DNA carries:
- the LOC104784299 gene encoding peroxisomal nicotinamide adenine dinucleotide carrier-like: MCQVVKQEGWERLYGGLAPSLAGTAASQGVYYYFYQVFRNQAEAAALARSKKGLGDGSVGMFSSLLVAAFAGSVNVLMTNPIWVIVTRMQTHRKMTKDQTAASESPSSDEQALVAVEPRPYGTFNTIREVYDEAGVTGFWKGVIPTLIMVSNPSMQFMLYETMLTKLKKKRALKGSNNVTALETFLLGALAKLGATVTTYPLLVVKSRLQAKQVTTGDKRHQYKGTLDAILKMIRYEGLYGFYKGMSTKIVQSVLAAAVLFMIKEELVKGAKLLLSNATTSKIKSKPS; this comes from the exons ATGTGTCAG GTTGTCAAACAAGAGGGATGGGAGCGATTATACGGTGGTTTGGCGCCGTCTCTCGCTGGAACGGCTGCGTCACAG GGTGTGTACTACTACTTCTACCAAGTGTTTCGGAATCAAGCTGAAGCTGCAGCTCTCGCTAGAAGTAAGAAAGGCTTGGGTGACGGATCAGTTGGGATGTTTTCTTCACTTTTAGTGGCTGCCTTCGCTGG ATCGGTTAATGTTCTTATGACGAATCCAATTTGGGTGATTGTTACCCGCATGCAG ACCCACAGAAAAATGACAAAAGATCAAACAGCTGCCTCCGAGTCACCTTCTTCTGATGAACAAGCTCTGGTTGCAGTTGAGCCGCGTCCATATGGAACCTTTAATACG ATTCGAGAGGTTTACGATGAAGCTGGAGTGACTGGCTTCTGGAAAGGTGTAATTCCAACACTGATCATG GTAAGTAATCCGTCAATGCAATTTATGTTGTACGAGACAATGTTAACCAAGCTGAAGAAAAAGCGTGCATTGAAGGGTAGCAACAACGTTACCGCTTTGGAG ACATTTCTTCTTGGAGCTTTGGCTAAACTCGGAGCTACAGTCACAACTTATCCTCTCTTAGTTGTAAAGTCGCGACTTCAAGCCAAACAGGTCACAACAGGGGACAAAAGACACCAATACAAAG GAACGTTGGATGCAATCCTGAAAATGATTCGATACGAAGGGCTTTACGGGTTTTACAAGGGGATGAGCACAAAGATTGTGCAAAGCGTATTAGCTGCTGCGGTTCTATTCATGATCAAGGAAGAGCTTGTGAAAGGAGCTAAGTTGTTGCTCTCAAACGCGACCACTAGCAAAATCAAGTCCAAGCCTTCTTGA
- the LOC104784301 gene encoding uncharacterized protein LOC104784301: MDLFVMVVGASGIGDGGEKEYNYKVRAWTNEEYSCQTKIVTTNADPEFREVLHLPQHRAAAFLNLELFSVNSTDTDRFFIGRANTALPMETNTNVYRKVKLENLDTSGNIVTVGYLEVYLGLETGK; the protein is encoded by the coding sequence atggactTATTTGTAATGGTAGTAGGAGCATCAGGGATTGGCGACGGGGGTGAGAAGGAATACAACTACAAGGTGAGAGCTTGGACAAACGAAGAATATTCATGCCAAACAAAGATTGTGACAACTAACGCAGATCCTGAGTTCCGTGAGGTTCTGCATCTTCCTCAACACAGGGCTGCAGCGTTTCTCAATTTGGAGCTGTTCAGCGTAAATTCAACTGACACAGACAGGTTTTTCATTGGGAGAGCAAACACAGCATTGCCCATGGAGACAAATACTAATGTCTACCGTAAGGTAAAACTTGAGAATTTAGATACCAGTGGAAATATCGTTACTGTTGGTTATCTCGAAGTATACCTTGGCCTCGAGACTGGTAAATAA
- the LOC104782459 gene encoding uncharacterized acetyltransferase At3g50280-like, which yields MPCLENSVTIISKSRVFPDQKSTLVDLKLSVSDLPMLSCHYIQKGCLFTRPHLPPHALLAHLKHSLSLSLSHFPPLAGRLSTSSSGHVFLTCNDAGADFVSAEAKSVKVSDVLAGIDVPDVVKEFFTYDRAVSYEGHNRPILAVQVTELIDGVFIGCSVNHAVTDGTSLWNFINTFAEMSRGVENVTRQPDFTRESVLISPAVLKVPHGGPKVTFDENAPLRERIFSFSKESIQELKAVVNKKKWLTIDNGEIDGVELLGKQSNDKLNGKENGKLTEMLESLFGRNDAVSKTVEISSFQSLCALLWRAITRARKHPSSKTTTFRMAVNCRHRLSPKLNPEYFGNAIQSVPTFATAGEVLSRDLRWCADQLNQSVAAHQDGRIRSVVADWEANPRCFPLGNADGASVTMGSSPRFPMYDNDFGWGRPVAVRSGRSNKFDGKISAFPGRGGNGTVDLEVVLSPETMAGIESDGEFMRYVTKNY from the coding sequence atgccttGTTTAGAGAACTCTGTAACGATAATCTCAAAAAGCAGAGTCTTCCCTGATCAAAAGTCAACGCTCGTTGACCTGAAGCTCTCCGTCTCCGATCTCCCTATGCTCTCTTGCCACTACATCCAAAAAGGTTGTCTCTTCACGCGCCCCCACCTTCCTCCGCACGCGCTTCTCGCTCACCTCAAAcactccctctccctctctctctcccacttCCCTCCTCTCGCCGGACGTctctccacctcctcctccggcCACGTTTTCCTCACCTGCAATGACGCCGGCGCCGATTTCGTCTCCGCCGAAGCTAAATCAGTCAAAGTCAGCGACGTTCTCGCCGGAATCGACGTTCCTGACGTGGTCAAAGAGTTTTTCACCTACGACAGAGCCGTCAGCTACGAGGGACATAACAGACCCATCCTCGCCGTTCAGGTGACGGAGCTCATCGACGGCGTTTTCATCGGATGCTCCGTTAACCACGCCGTCACCGACGGAACCTCTCTCTGGAACTTCATCAATACCTTCGCGGAGATGTCTAGAGGTGTCGAGAATGTGACACGTCAGCCTGATTTTACGCGGGAGTCTGTGCTAATCTCACCGGCTGTTCTCAAAGTCCCTCACGGTGGTCCTAAGGTGACGTTCGACGAGAACGCACCGTTACGCGAGCGTATTTTTAGTTTCAGCAAAGAATCGATTCAGGAGCTTAAAGCTGTggtgaacaagaagaagtggtTGACGATTGATAACGGCGAAATAGACGGCGTCGAGTTGTTAGGGAAGCAGAGCAACGATAAACTTAACGGAAAAGAAAACGGTAAATTAACGGAAATGTTAGAGAGTTTGTTCGGTAGAAACGACGCCGTTTCTAAAACCGTCGAGATCTCGTCGTTTCAGTCTCTGTGCGCGTTGCTGTGGCGTGCGATCACTCGCGCGAGGAAGCATCCGAGTTCTAAAACGACTACGTTTCGGATGGCTGTGAACTGTCGCCACCGTTTGAGTCCTAAGCTGAATCCGGAGTATTTCGGAAACGCGATTCAGAGCGTTCCGACGTTCGCGACGGCGGGAGAGGTTTTGTCACGCGATCTTAGATGGTGCGCAGATCAGCTAAACCAGAGCGTGGCGGCTCATCAAGACGGGAGGATAAGAAGCGTTGTGGCGGATTGGGAAGCGAATCCCAGGTGTTTTCCTCTTGGGAATGCCGACGGAGCTTCGGTTACGATGGGGAGCTCGCCGAGGTTTCCGATGTACGACAACGATTTCGGGTGGGGAAGACCCGTGGCAGTTAGAAGCGGACGGTCGAATAAGTTCGACGGGAAGATTTCGGCTTTTCCCGGGAGGGGAGGAAACGGGACTGTTGATTTAGAGGTTGTTTTATCGCCGGAGACCATGGCTGGGATTGAATCTGACGGCGAGTTTATGCGATACGTGACTAAAAATTATTAA